Part of the Clostridium sporogenes genome, AGCTAAAAAAGAAAAATATGATGAGTTTAAAAATGATTTTCTTTACGATAAGCATCCTAAATTAAAAGAGCTATATAAAAAACTTACAACCGACTTAAGTAAAGATCCTTCTTCAAAGGAGATTCAGCAAATCGTTTCTGAAATAGCAAATACAACTAAAAAGAATTATGAATTTTATAAAGGAAATACGGGATTGGACTATAAGGGATTTTTCTCTGTTATGGCGGATATTTATTTATCAAATACCAATAAAGGTATGAATGCTGTAGATAAAAGATATGGGAAAGATGCATCTAAATTTATTGGAGAAGCTTTGAAATTTTATTCTGAACATAGTAAATAATAAATTGGGAACTATCAAAAGAGTATGTTAAATAGAAAATAATACAGAAGTACCAAATAGTCTATGTCCTTCATATAATGTATAGAATAATAAACTATTGGAGGACAGACGATGCCTTGTATACTACACTACTATGACCGAATTTCAACATATACTTTAGAATTATTACAAAACTTTAGTAAACGAATAATGATTATAGAAAACATTATAAATGAATTGTTAAAAGATGATTCCTTAAATAGAAATAATGATCTCTCAAATTTTATTTCATACTTTAGCAACGGTAGATTTTATCATTTTAGATGTCATGGATTTATGGAATGCCTTGTTGTAACTAAAAGTTATTCCTCCGAAAGTATCTGTTATTGGACAATGAATCTCGTTACTCCAGCGTCTAATAATTTTATGAAAGCTTTATCATTCATTGACATACTAAAAAATACCCATACTTTTGAGACTAATAGCCAATTTAAAAATCTCACAATGGAAATGGATAAGTTCAAAAAGGCTGCTATGGAAATAATGAATGCTGCAAAGTTATATAACATAAATTGTCAGAATTTATAAGGAGGAAGTGGGAAACCATATTCTCCTTAACTTTTAATCTTTTATGTTACATTCTCTATTTCTCTAGTTACAAAACTTAATATATCTATTTTCTCCTTTTCTGGTATCCATTCGATGAGCCGAGCTGCTGCAGCAGGTAATTCCCATCTTTTAATTTGCATGGAGAATTATATCATAGTATATATATTTTTTCATCACCCCTCAGAAAACATAGGTATTTTTAACACCGCATTATTCTGCTTTCAAAGACCATCGTTCCTATTTTAAATTTCAGTAGTTATGTCCCTTTATTTCATTTCTGGACTTTATGTTTGAAATGCGACAAAAAAAACACCATAAAATTCTAACTTGAATAATACAGTGTTTTAGTAAATTATACATTTTTCAATTGTGACGTTAAACAAAAAGGTTTCTAACACTCCCATCTTCTTTAAAGTGGCAGTAAAGAGCGGTTACATCCCTAACAACTCTTTAACATGGTCTTCTTTTTCAAATAATAAACATCCACCATCATGTTCTCCAAGTAACATTTCATTATCTTTAAGCTTTTTAAATAATGGTGATTTTAAAGCTTCTCTTAAACTACATTCTTTTAAATTAATATCTGAATATGGTGAAAATGGACATGGCTCTGCTCCACCATTAGCATTTATATGAAAAAAACCTCTTCCAGCAGCTAAACATCCACCTGAATATTTTTCATCACCAGGGAATGATAAAAACACCATGTTTTCAAATACTTTCCTCAATTCTTCTATCTTTTCTTCTAATATTAAACGTTCTTTATCCGTAGGTGCAAGATTTTTAGTAGAGTTAGTTACTGGAACGTACTCCACAAATATTAATACTCTTGTCCCTTTATTATAAAGCTCCTGTGCAAACTCTTTACTTGTAACAGTTATTATATTTTCAGTTGTTATGGTTACGGAACCTCCAAATAAAATCCCCTTTTTATTCAAGCTATTCATTGCAGTCATTATTGAATTATAAGTTCCTTCTCCTCTTCTTTCATCTGTTTGATCCTTATCACCTTCAATACTTATCATTGGCACAAGATTTCTATTTTTATCAAATAAATTTATATAACTTTCATCTAGCATAGTCCCATTTGTGAAAATTGGAAAAACTATTTCTTTAACAGAAGAAGCTTTTTCAATAACCCCTCTTCTCATCAACGGTTCTCCTCCTAATAATAATAAAAATGAAATTCCAACTTCCTTTGCTTCATTAAAGATTTCTCCCCATCTTTCTTCTGACATCTCACTAGCTTTTAAGTTATCTCCACATGATTTATTAGCTCTTGCATAACAACCCTTACAATGCAAATTACAATTAGTAGCAATACTTACCATTAAAAATGGTGAGATATGCTCTCCTTTACCTTCTAACATATCCCTTTTATTTTTTGCATCCTTTACTGCTAACATATACTTTATTACAAATGCAGCTTCCTTTGGATTTTTTATAGATGATTTTAAAACGTTCTTTACTATATTTTCAATACCTTCACTCATATATTCAGATAAATTAAATTCTTTACTCATTATTTATCCCCCCAAAACTCTTTATTTAAAAAATAAATCTAATTGAATATCAATAAGCTTATCTCTTTCTTCTTTAATATTAATATCAATATTACTAAAGAATTTAAATTCATCTGCTCTGTAAAATACTAATTGCATAAATGAAATTAATTGATATGAAATAATTTTACACTCCTCATCACTTTTACTTCCTTGAAAGTATTCTTTAACTAAAGGAAGTATTTCAATAGTTTCAGTAAATTCTCCCTTTAATAAAATATATGGCATCATTTCCTTTGTATATTTTTTATAATGAACAACTATATCACTAATACGAGTTAAAAAATATCTAAGTTTATCTTTTGGTGCCTTTACATCATTTTTCATATCTTCAAAATAAGCATTGGCAAAATCTCGTATTAATTTATTTGCTGCAATATTTATTAATTCATCTTTAGATGTAAAATGATAATTTATTGTTGATAAATTTACTTTTGCTCTTTCTGTTATCTTTCTTGATGTTATTTCTGAAACATCGTCACACTCTTGCAATAATTCCATTACTGATTCTATTAATTGATTTTTGGTATTGTTATATTTATCCAATTCATCACCTCATTTTCAAACATGTTTTATACACGTTTGATTATAAACTATTTGT contains:
- a CDS encoding radical SAM protein; translated protein: MSKEFNLSEYMSEGIENIVKNVLKSSIKNPKEAAFVIKYMLAVKDAKNKRDMLEGKGEHISPFLMVSIATNCNLHCKGCYARANKSCGDNLKASEMSEERWGEIFNEAKEVGISFLLLLGGEPLMRRGVIEKASSVKEIVFPIFTNGTMLDESYINLFDKNRNLVPMISIEGDKDQTDERRGEGTYNSIMTAMNSLNKKGILFGGSVTITTENIITVTSKEFAQELYNKGTRVLIFVEYVPVTNSTKNLAPTDKERLILEEKIEELRKVFENMVFLSFPGDEKYSGGCLAAGRGFFHINANGGAEPCPFSPYSDINLKECSLREALKSPLFKKLKDNEMLLGEHDGGCLLFEKEDHVKELLGM
- a CDS encoding spermidine/putrescine ABC transporter ATP-binding protein, giving the protein MPCILHYYDRISTYTLELLQNFSKRIMIIENIINELLKDDSLNRNNDLSNFISYFSNGRFYHFRCHGFMECLVVTKSYSSESICYWTMNLVTPASNNFMKALSFIDILKNTHTFETNSQFKNLTMEMDKFKKAAMEIMNAAKLYNINCQNL
- a CDS encoding TetR/AcrR family transcriptional regulator → MDKYNNTKNQLIESVMELLQECDDVSEITSRKITERAKVNLSTINYHFTSKDELINIAANKLIRDFANAYFEDMKNDVKAPKDKLRYFLTRISDIVVHYKKYTKEMMPYILLKGEFTETIEILPLVKEYFQGSKSDEECKIISYQLISFMQLVFYRADEFKFFSNIDINIKEERDKLIDIQLDLFFK